In Synechococcus sp. UW69, the following are encoded in one genomic region:
- a CDS encoding ABC transporter ATP-binding protein: MSRQFPGFSLQSQTWKDISALLDKLPARRKRLVGFVLLASFFQGILDLLLIAFLARFVGLFSGAKLADRLPGIWVFGGGILDQTGWLLALLIASFWLTSFVRFLVSLMQSLLSAEIWNDLVNQVYQNVLQQRYEFFIENRTANLSEKFNRILNSVSTKVVIPLIAIAGNALSVTSLLVGVVFVLGYQALAIFLLMLIAYAVASVLITPYLRLATKQRVRYGRRINLLLMESLRSIRDVHLYSADKYFVTRFSSDGVIAKRYDRLTRLLPDVPRFLIEPAGVSILFLVGLAPAVLNGDSSDVRNAIPDLFAIMFTLLKISGPLQNTFRSLNRLRGGLPEIKDALDLLDLKPERLLLSSPGVPTPEGLMPRRLIQLKDVSFLYRRSEKLIVDAVNLSIPIGSRFALVGRTGSGKTTIAHLLLGLLQPSSGQLMLDGIPVSAQDLPAWQANCALVPQDIRLFDGSIRDNVAFGLDNDSIDDEDIWAALKTAQFDDVVAQMPYGLYTMIGENGVKLSGGQRQRLALARAFYRGAKVLVLDEATSALDNRTEHDLLQALDLVGRRCTTIVIAHRLSTVKKCDRIVEIENGKIHAQGDFVSLCENSETFRDMYRIENT; this comes from the coding sequence ATGAGCCGTCAGTTTCCGGGATTTTCCCTGCAGAGTCAGACTTGGAAAGATATTTCGGCGTTGCTGGACAAGTTGCCGGCAAGGCGGAAACGGTTGGTCGGTTTTGTCCTTCTTGCGTCGTTTTTTCAGGGCATCCTTGATCTTCTTCTGATTGCATTTTTGGCCCGATTTGTTGGCCTGTTCTCAGGTGCAAAGCTTGCAGATCGCTTGCCAGGAATTTGGGTTTTTGGTGGCGGAATTTTAGATCAAACGGGCTGGCTTTTGGCCTTATTGATTGCTTCATTCTGGCTTACATCTTTCGTGCGTTTTCTTGTGTCTTTGATGCAAAGTCTCCTGAGTGCGGAGATATGGAATGACCTCGTCAATCAGGTGTACCAAAATGTGCTTCAGCAGCGATATGAATTTTTTATTGAAAACCGTACGGCCAATCTCTCCGAAAAATTCAATCGAATTCTCAATAGTGTTTCAACCAAGGTTGTGATTCCTTTGATTGCGATTGCCGGCAATGCTTTGTCGGTCACATCTCTATTGGTTGGTGTTGTTTTTGTCCTTGGCTATCAGGCCTTGGCCATCTTCTTACTGATGTTGATTGCCTACGCAGTGGCTTCGGTGCTTATTACTCCTTATTTAAGGTTGGCGACCAAGCAGCGTGTTCGTTACGGCAGACGGATCAATCTTTTGCTGATGGAGTCGTTGCGATCCATACGTGATGTTCATCTGTACTCGGCTGATAAATATTTTGTGACTCGCTTTTCTTCGGATGGAGTCATTGCAAAAAGGTACGATCGACTGACGCGCTTACTGCCTGATGTTCCGCGCTTTTTGATCGAGCCTGCTGGTGTTTCGATTCTTTTCTTGGTCGGTTTGGCCCCAGCTGTTTTGAATGGGGATTCCAGTGATGTGCGTAATGCGATTCCCGATTTGTTCGCAATCATGTTCACGTTGTTGAAGATTTCTGGGCCGCTGCAGAACACATTCCGTAGTCTGAACCGTTTGCGTGGTGGCCTCCCTGAAATAAAAGATGCGCTGGACTTGTTGGATCTGAAGCCTGAGCGACTTCTTTTGTCTTCTCCTGGTGTACCAACCCCAGAAGGGTTAATGCCCCGCCGGCTGATTCAGTTGAAGGATGTCAGTTTTTTGTATCGGCGCAGCGAAAAATTAATTGTTGATGCAGTCAATCTCTCGATTCCGATTGGCTCCCGTTTTGCCTTGGTTGGGCGCACGGGAAGCGGAAAAACCACAATTGCCCATCTGTTGCTGGGTTTGCTCCAGCCATCATCGGGTCAGCTCATGTTGGACGGCATTCCTGTGAGTGCGCAAGACTTGCCTGCTTGGCAGGCCAATTGCGCCTTGGTGCCTCAAGATATTCGTCTTTTTGATGGAAGTATTCGCGACAATGTGGCGTTCGGATTGGACAATGATTCGATCGACGATGAGGATATTTGGGCTGCGTTGAAGACGGCTCAGTTTGATGATGTTGTGGCTCAAATGCCCTATGGCCTCTACACCATGATTGGAGAAAATGGCGTCAAGTTGTCTGGGGGGCAACGTCAGCGTCTCGCGCTGGCACGAGCCTTTTATCGTGGTGCCAAGGTTCTTGTCTTGGATGAAGCGACAAGTGCTCTTGACAATAGAACAGAGCATGATCTTCTTCAGGCCTTGGATCTGGTGGGGCGTCGCTGCACAACCATCGTGATCGCCCATCGGCTGTCAACAGTCAAAAAGTGCGATCGAATTGTCGAGATTGAAAATGGCAAGATCCACGCTCAGGGCGATTTTGTCTCTCTCTGCGAGAATTCGGAAACGTTCAGGGATATGTATCGCATTGAAAACACTTGA
- a CDS encoding 5'-methylthioadenosine/adenosylhomocysteine nucleosidase, with the protein MTQPLHIALLGAMPEEIGSDLSHLKDLSCSEHGDLKIHRGSWGDNVSLSLAWSGWGKVSAARAATRLLASDPSIDLLLFTGVAGAADPALRQWDVVLADAVVQHDMDARPLFPRFTLPALNQDQLRPQPTWFHWAKTALQEAHGASELDGFARPRSGLIATGDRFIGDPVVLQTLRDALPNLLAVEMEGAAVAQVAEQEGVPWLVLRVISDGADEAAAQSFEDFVKRYEEKAWRLIEALLQRCNDTPQRCA; encoded by the coding sequence ATGACGCAACCGCTGCACATTGCCCTGCTTGGCGCGATGCCGGAGGAGATCGGCTCCGATCTCAGCCACCTCAAGGACCTGAGCTGCAGCGAACACGGAGATCTCAAAATCCATCGGGGATCCTGGGGTGACAACGTGAGCCTCAGCCTGGCCTGGAGCGGCTGGGGCAAGGTGAGCGCTGCGCGGGCCGCCACACGTCTGCTCGCCAGCGATCCCAGCATCGATCTGCTGTTGTTCACCGGTGTCGCCGGCGCTGCGGATCCAGCCCTGCGTCAATGGGATGTGGTGTTGGCCGATGCCGTGGTGCAGCACGACATGGATGCCCGCCCCCTGTTCCCACGGTTCACGCTGCCAGCGCTCAATCAGGACCAGCTCCGACCACAGCCGACCTGGTTTCACTGGGCCAAGACCGCTCTTCAGGAGGCTCACGGCGCCAGCGAACTGGACGGATTCGCACGTCCACGCAGCGGTCTGATCGCCACGGGGGATCGCTTCATCGGCGATCCCGTGGTGCTGCAAACACTGCGGGACGCCCTTCCCAATCTGCTGGCCGTTGAGATGGAAGGCGCCGCCGTCGCGCAGGTGGCCGAACAGGAGGGCGTCCCCTGGCTTGTGCTTCGGGTGATTTCCGATGGTGCCGATGAGGCGGCAGCCCAGAGCTTCGAAGACTTCGTCAAACGCTACGAGGAGAAGGCATGGCGGCTGATTGAGGCCCTGCTGCAACGCTGCAACGACACGCCCCAACGATGCGCATGA
- a CDS encoding heme oxygenase (biliverdin-producing), which translates to MSVALAAQIREGTKKSHTMAENTGFVSCFLKGVVDKSSYRKLVADLYFVYEAMEEEIDKLGDHPVVGPIGKKELNRRESLEQDLTYYFGEGWKEQIQPSPSAVAYVERIHAVAKESPELLVGHHYTRYLGDLSGGQILKNIAQKAMNMDGDDGLRFYVFDDIADEKAFKTQYRAAMDSLPIDQATADRIVEEANHAFHLNMNMFKELEGNLVAAIGKVLFGFLTRRQRAGSTEAAAA; encoded by the coding sequence ATGTCCGTTGCACTGGCTGCCCAGATCCGTGAAGGCACGAAAAAGTCTCACACCATGGCCGAAAACACCGGCTTTGTGAGTTGCTTCTTAAAAGGCGTCGTCGACAAATCAAGCTATCGCAAGCTTGTTGCAGACCTCTACTTCGTCTACGAGGCGATGGAAGAGGAGATCGACAAGCTGGGTGATCATCCTGTTGTTGGACCGATTGGCAAGAAAGAGCTCAATCGTCGTGAATCTCTCGAGCAAGACCTCACCTACTACTTCGGTGAGGGTTGGAAAGAGCAGATTCAGCCGTCTCCGTCGGCAGTGGCTTATGTCGAACGGATTCATGCTGTTGCGAAGGAGTCCCCTGAGCTCTTGGTGGGTCACCACTACACCCGTTACCTCGGTGATCTCTCCGGTGGTCAGATCCTCAAGAACATCGCTCAGAAGGCAATGAATATGGATGGAGACGATGGTCTTCGTTTCTATGTCTTTGATGACATTGCCGACGAGAAGGCGTTCAAGACCCAGTACCGGGCTGCCATGGATAGTCTCCCGATCGATCAGGCCACGGCTGATCGCATTGTTGAGGAAGCCAACCATGCCTTCCACCTGAACATGAACATGTTCAAGGAGCTTGAGGGCAATCTCGTTGCCGCCATTGGCAAGGTTCTGTTCGGTTTCCTGACTCGACGTCAGCGGGCTGGCAGCACCGAGGCCGCCGCCGCTTGA
- a CDS encoding ChbG/HpnK family deacetylase, with protein MRMMPLLNRLLRYGVVGGTAAAVHIGVLLLLGQWMTLSLANPIAFLAASVAGYLGHALLTFREETGGRQFARRWLLLQYVVNISVCALLPLLKAPILVLVFTPTVLNALIWSRAARFSAKSRHQQNGQPPLLHADDLGLAEGVDAAIIDLARRGQIQGASLLVNGPSATAAVEAWRDLADPPPLTLHLCLTEGHRLPNAPDLPTGFGTLLLASILPWQRQRIAPQLRTVLLQQISRYRQLTGLQRIRLDGHQHIHIVPLVLDAVLDLARSESITWVRTTREPLPEGLSLKLWWRSLQTGGLIKWLVLQLLSGLAIPRLRRAGIPTNQRFAGVLFSGSMFGNALRRSWITAHSPSTIPRESRPVVLIHPARRHAASGMDQETFQQSVAFFNSSHRQKEWTSAQQL; from the coding sequence ATGCGCATGATGCCTCTGCTGAACCGCTTGCTGCGGTACGGCGTCGTGGGGGGCACGGCCGCCGCGGTTCACATTGGCGTGCTTCTGCTGCTGGGCCAGTGGATGACCCTGAGCCTGGCCAACCCCATCGCCTTCCTGGCCGCCTCAGTAGCGGGGTATCTCGGCCACGCCTTACTGACCTTCCGGGAAGAGACTGGTGGTCGCCAGTTCGCCCGTCGCTGGCTGCTGCTGCAGTACGTCGTCAACATCAGCGTCTGCGCTCTGCTGCCGCTGCTCAAAGCCCCGATCTTGGTGCTGGTGTTCACACCCACGGTGCTGAATGCACTGATCTGGAGTCGAGCGGCCCGCTTCAGTGCCAAGTCCCGCCACCAACAAAACGGCCAACCACCGCTGCTCCATGCCGACGACCTCGGGTTGGCTGAGGGGGTTGATGCGGCGATCATCGATCTCGCCCGAAGGGGACAGATCCAGGGAGCCAGTCTTCTGGTGAATGGTCCAAGTGCAACTGCCGCTGTCGAAGCCTGGCGCGACCTTGCTGATCCACCACCACTCACGCTTCACCTCTGCCTGACCGAAGGGCATCGCCTGCCCAACGCTCCGGATCTGCCAACCGGATTCGGCACCTTGCTGCTGGCCTCGATCCTGCCGTGGCAACGCCAACGCATCGCACCCCAGCTGCGCACGGTTCTGCTGCAGCAGATCAGCCGCTACCGCCAACTCACCGGGCTGCAGCGGATCCGACTCGATGGCCACCAGCACATCCATATCGTGCCCCTAGTGCTGGATGCCGTGCTGGATCTGGCCCGTTCCGAATCGATCACCTGGGTGCGCACGACGCGGGAACCCCTGCCGGAAGGCTTGTCCCTGAAACTCTGGTGGCGCAGCCTGCAAACAGGAGGGCTGATCAAGTGGCTGGTCCTGCAGCTGCTGAGCGGGCTGGCCATCCCCCGGCTACGCCGGGCCGGGATTCCAACCAACCAGCGCTTCGCCGGTGTGTTGTTCAGTGGATCGATGTTCGGCAATGCGTTGCGTCGCAGCTGGATCACGGCCCACAGCCCCAGCACGATCCCTCGCGAATCAAGGCCCGTTGTGCTCATCCACCCGGCCCGCCGCCATGCCGCATCGGGCATGGATCAGGAGACCTTTCAGCAGTCCGTGGCCTTTTTCAACTCCTCCCACCGCCAAAAAGAGTGGACTTCAGCGCAACAGCTCTGA
- a CDS encoding sulfotransferase family 2 domain-containing protein: MIINHSNKFIFFANRKTASTSTAIALSSSCNRKDVITPLGRDEKIRRELGYQGPTNYIPWWNKINYFAIKAKCKLQKKGVSRYLKSIGLHTHIEATTALSKNYISASTFESYYSFCFIRNPWDHALSQFFELKKDQKSHKDLDLDTFINGGLLENFATSCRSIYSHKGTILVNHLYHYEQLQEAIENLFDDFNLAGNPQLPKAKSTLRTDKRPYKEILNSNQKDAIERIFYQEVEWGKYQF; encoded by the coding sequence GTGATTATCAATCACTCAAATAAATTTATATTTTTTGCCAACCGGAAGACAGCATCGACATCAACAGCGATTGCACTGTCCAGCAGCTGCAATCGCAAAGACGTCATTACGCCCTTAGGTCGAGACGAAAAGATTCGCCGGGAGCTTGGCTACCAGGGACCCACGAATTATATTCCCTGGTGGAACAAAATTAACTACTTTGCAATTAAAGCAAAATGCAAATTACAGAAAAAAGGCGTCAGCCGCTATCTCAAATCGATTGGATTGCACACACACATTGAGGCAACAACTGCCCTTAGCAAAAATTACATCAGTGCATCGACATTCGAGAGCTATTACAGCTTCTGCTTCATTCGAAACCCATGGGACCATGCCCTTTCCCAGTTTTTTGAACTCAAAAAAGACCAGAAAAGCCACAAAGACCTCGATCTAGACACTTTTATCAACGGCGGTCTTCTGGAAAATTTCGCAACTTCTTGCCGATCAATTTATAGCCACAAAGGAACAATCCTCGTGAACCACTTATATCACTATGAACAACTTCAGGAAGCCATTGAAAATCTATTTGACGATTTCAATCTAGCCGGAAATCCACAACTTCCCAAAGCCAAATCCACCTTACGCACCGACAAAAGGCCCTACAAAGAAATACTCAATTCAAATCAAAAAGACGCAATTGAGCGCATCTTTTACCAAGAAGTGGAATGGGGAAAATATCAGTTTTAA
- a CDS encoding glycosyltransferase: MTAAAHPRRSALLFIDSLKIGGAERVTLQWAEWLSKGGWSVTLLTSKSASHDFYPVPAGLRRVQEPALPGLLNRALFWPLKLLRLRKLLQREQPALLIGMTTLPSIKLALASIGLSSRLVLSERNYPPARPLAWRWRLLRRLAYPRAHLHLVQTQGIAQWLHQRGLARRTAVLANAIVWPIPRLAPWLNPERSVPPGQKVILAVGTKLHQKGFDRLVAAFARLQADFPDWSLVILGIDDAPYRGVNQAARLRQLMGTESSRLILPGNVGNVGDWYKASALFVLSSRFEGYPNVLLEAMASGLPCLAVDCPTGPSDLIDPGLNGWLVSEQVASTDMEQPLRQALEDTAARVAFASKAQAVRQRNAPESLRPVFLDLMGSL, encoded by the coding sequence ATGACGGCTGCAGCACATCCGCGCAGGTCGGCACTTCTTTTCATTGATTCGCTCAAAATCGGTGGTGCAGAGCGCGTCACCCTTCAATGGGCCGAATGGCTGTCGAAGGGAGGTTGGAGCGTCACGTTGTTGACCTCAAAGTCCGCCAGCCACGACTTCTATCCCGTCCCCGCTGGTCTCCGCCGCGTGCAGGAGCCTGCCCTGCCAGGTTTGTTGAATCGTGCCTTGTTTTGGCCGTTGAAGCTCTTGCGCTTGCGCAAGTTGCTTCAGCGAGAACAGCCAGCTCTTTTGATCGGGATGACGACGCTGCCATCGATCAAGTTGGCGCTGGCATCGATCGGTCTGTCGTCGCGTCTGGTGCTTTCAGAGCGCAACTACCCTCCGGCTCGGCCGCTGGCTTGGCGTTGGCGCCTGTTGCGTCGTTTGGCCTATCCCAGAGCTCATTTGCATTTGGTGCAAACGCAGGGCATTGCTCAGTGGCTCCATCAACGCGGCTTGGCCCGCCGCACAGCGGTTTTGGCCAACGCGATTGTTTGGCCGATACCGCGTCTGGCTCCCTGGCTGAATCCGGAGCGTTCCGTTCCGCCGGGCCAGAAGGTGATCCTGGCGGTTGGAACCAAGCTCCATCAGAAAGGCTTTGATCGCTTGGTGGCCGCGTTCGCTCGCTTGCAGGCTGACTTCCCCGATTGGTCGCTGGTGATTCTTGGCATCGACGACGCTCCATATCGCGGCGTCAATCAGGCGGCCCGGTTGCGCCAGCTCATGGGCACTGAGTCCTCACGTTTGATCCTTCCGGGGAACGTCGGCAATGTTGGGGATTGGTACAAGGCCAGTGCCTTGTTTGTTCTCTCATCTCGTTTTGAGGGGTATCCCAATGTGTTGCTCGAGGCGATGGCCTCCGGTCTTCCTTGTCTGGCGGTGGACTGTCCCACCGGCCCTTCGGACCTGATTGATCCAGGATTGAACGGTTGGCTTGTGTCCGAGCAAGTCGCCTCAACCGACATGGAACAACCCTTGCGCCAGGCCTTGGAGGACACAGCTGCGCGCGTGGCCTTTGCGTCCAAGGCTCAAGCGGTCCGCCAGCGCAATGCACCTGAGAGCTTGCGACCTGTGTTTCTCGATTTGATGGGGTCTCTTTGA
- a CDS encoding NADP-dependent isocitrate dehydrogenase, translating into MAQFEKLTAPSQGTPIRFENGQPVVANDPIIPFIRGDGTGVDIWPATQKVLDAAVAKAYSGSKSIEWFKVYAGDEACDLYGTYQYLPEDTLEAIRSYGVAIKGPLTTPVGGGIRSLNVALRQIFDLYSCVRPCRYYEGTPSPHKRPQDLDVIVYRENTEDIYMGVEWEADDAVGQELRKHLNEVVIPANGKLGKRQIPEGSGIGIKPVSKNGSQRHIRKAIQHALRLEGNKRHVTLVHKGNIMKFTEGAFRDWGYELATTEFRDVCITERESWILGNLEKDPNLSVQANARMIEPGYDSLTPEKTADIDAEVQAVIDAIGSSHGDGKWEEMVLVDDRIADSIFQQIQTRPQEYSILATLNLNGDYISDAAAAMVGGLGMAPGANIGENAAIFEATHGTAPKHAGLDRINPGSVILSGVMMLEFLGWQEAADLVTKGLSAAIADKQVTYDLARLMEPQVDPVSCSGFAEAIIERF; encoded by the coding sequence ATGGCCCAGTTCGAGAAGCTCACCGCCCCCAGCCAGGGCACACCGATTCGCTTCGAGAACGGTCAACCCGTGGTGGCCAACGACCCGATCATCCCCTTCATCCGGGGCGATGGCACCGGCGTTGACATCTGGCCCGCCACGCAAAAGGTTTTGGATGCGGCCGTGGCCAAGGCGTATAGCGGCAGCAAGAGCATTGAGTGGTTCAAGGTGTATGCCGGCGATGAAGCCTGCGACCTCTACGGCACCTACCAGTACCTGCCGGAGGACACCCTCGAAGCGATCCGCAGCTACGGCGTGGCCATCAAAGGCCCCCTCACCACACCAGTGGGCGGCGGCATCCGTTCGCTGAATGTGGCCCTGCGCCAGATCTTTGATCTGTATTCCTGCGTGCGTCCCTGCCGCTACTACGAAGGCACCCCAAGCCCCCACAAGCGTCCCCAGGATCTGGACGTGATCGTCTACCGGGAGAACACCGAAGACATCTACATGGGGGTGGAGTGGGAAGCCGATGACGCCGTCGGCCAAGAGCTGCGCAAGCACCTCAACGAAGTGGTGATCCCCGCCAACGGCAAGCTCGGAAAGCGCCAAATCCCCGAGGGATCAGGCATCGGCATCAAGCCAGTGAGCAAAAACGGCAGCCAACGCCACATCCGCAAGGCGATTCAGCACGCCCTTCGCCTTGAGGGCAACAAGCGCCACGTGACCCTGGTGCACAAGGGCAACATCATGAAATTCACGGAAGGGGCCTTCCGCGACTGGGGCTATGAACTGGCCACCACCGAATTCCGCGATGTGTGCATCACCGAGCGGGAGAGCTGGATCCTCGGCAACCTCGAGAAGGACCCCAACCTGAGCGTGCAGGCCAACGCACGGATGATCGAACCGGGCTACGACAGCCTCACACCAGAGAAGACAGCCGACATCGATGCGGAGGTGCAGGCGGTGATCGACGCCATCGGCAGCAGCCACGGTGACGGCAAATGGGAAGAAATGGTGCTGGTGGATGACCGCATCGCCGACAGCATCTTCCAGCAGATCCAGACCCGCCCCCAGGAGTATTCGATCCTCGCCACGCTCAACCTCAACGGCGACTACATCTCCGATGCCGCGGCAGCGATGGTGGGAGGCCTGGGCATGGCCCCTGGGGCCAACATCGGCGAGAACGCTGCCATCTTCGAAGCGACCCACGGCACCGCCCCGAAACACGCCGGCCTCGACCGGATCAACCCCGGTTCGGTGATCCTCAGCGGCGTGATGATGCTGGAGTTCCTCGGCTGGCAGGAGGCTGCTGATCTGGTGACCAAAGGCCTCAGTGCCGCCATCGCCGACAAGCAGGTCACCTACGACCTGGCCCGACTGATGGAACCCCAAGTGGACCCCGTGAGCTGCAGCGGCTTTGCCGAGGCGATCATTGAACGCTTCTGA
- a CDS encoding glycosyltransferase family 2 protein, protein MASEQVWVVAACFNEAEVISAFIERVMALPDVDRLLLIDDGSSDATVAVIQAWQQRHADQGVTLLELTRNFGKEAAMLAGLDYANGRCAAAVLIDSDLQHPPERIPAMVEAWRNGAEVVTAVRDDRDAEGLVKVATASWFYRVFNRLVDSIQLQEGAGDFRLLSAPVVEAVTQLREATRFSKGLMPWTGYRSEEIAYSRVARVAGATSWSSFKLWRYALDGIFSFTVKPLKVWGVIGVLISFLSFIYAALIVLRTLVFGVDLPGYASLIVAVLFLGGIQLVGIGVLGEYIGRIYIDVKRRPHYFVRAVHQGSELLR, encoded by the coding sequence ATGGCCAGTGAGCAGGTGTGGGTGGTGGCGGCCTGCTTCAACGAAGCCGAGGTGATCAGCGCCTTTATCGAGAGGGTTATGGCCTTGCCGGATGTTGACCGTCTTCTGCTCATTGACGACGGATCGTCCGATGCCACGGTGGCGGTGATCCAAGCCTGGCAGCAGAGGCATGCCGACCAGGGCGTCACGCTGCTCGAGCTCACCCGTAACTTCGGCAAGGAGGCGGCGATGCTGGCGGGGCTGGACTACGCCAACGGACGCTGTGCCGCGGCGGTGTTGATCGATTCCGATCTTCAGCACCCTCCCGAACGGATTCCGGCGATGGTGGAGGCCTGGCGCAATGGCGCCGAGGTGGTCACCGCCGTGCGGGATGACCGCGATGCCGAAGGGCTGGTGAAGGTCGCCACGGCATCCTGGTTTTACCGGGTGTTCAACCGCCTGGTGGATTCGATCCAGCTTCAGGAGGGGGCCGGTGATTTCCGTCTGCTGAGTGCACCCGTGGTTGAGGCGGTGACCCAGTTGCGTGAGGCCACGCGTTTTTCCAAGGGGTTAATGCCCTGGACCGGTTATCGCAGCGAGGAGATCGCCTACAGCCGTGTGGCTCGCGTCGCTGGTGCCACATCCTGGAGCTCTTTCAAGCTCTGGCGCTATGCCCTGGACGGCATCTTTTCGTTCACGGTGAAGCCGTTGAAGGTTTGGGGCGTGATCGGTGTTCTGATTTCGTTCCTGAGCTTCATCTATGCCGCACTGATCGTTCTGCGCACCCTGGTCTTTGGTGTGGATCTGCCGGGCTATGCCTCACTGATCGTGGCTGTTCTGTTCCTCGGGGGGATTCAGTTAGTTGGCATCGGTGTGCTGGGCGAATACATCGGCCGGATCTACATCGATGTCAAACGGCGGCCGCACTATTTCGTCAGAGCCGTGCATCAGGGTTCAGAGCTGTTGCGCTGA
- a CDS encoding glycosyltransferase, protein MPTELIRFLVPGTGRRFRCGGLSVEQQTARLVENLCPTELVTYRERSPDHPYLDDCLRHEPPDAQVVWVVSWGFDVPGLIRRLNGRRVVYHAHSSQYGFGLPPGVPVLAVSRNTLGYWGDKAPRNPLFLVPNALGQAWLDRGDRSARQSRSIDVLVQARKSSPYVLNQLVPALRQAGLVVEVQAGWVDDLVELFNRSTVYLYDSAEYWRGRGVTEGFGLPPLEALACGCVVFSSLNHALADYGDPSHTVHQVGCGRLSFDLERIKGAVAAPQSWRPSVDRLEALLQECSEAELLKRWRDAFTLLDALEAASGPDLSSAPTWRLQLQQLLSRLQRVVNRLPVWPSR, encoded by the coding sequence GTGCCCACCGAACTGATTCGTTTTCTGGTCCCCGGGACCGGTCGCCGCTTTCGTTGTGGTGGGCTCAGCGTCGAACAGCAGACCGCCCGACTGGTAGAGAATCTGTGCCCGACCGAATTGGTCACTTACCGCGAGCGTTCACCCGATCATCCGTACCTGGATGATTGTCTTCGTCATGAGCCCCCTGATGCTCAAGTTGTCTGGGTGGTCAGCTGGGGCTTTGACGTTCCTGGTTTGATCCGTCGGTTGAACGGCCGTCGGGTTGTTTATCACGCCCACAGCAGCCAATACGGCTTTGGATTGCCGCCTGGAGTCCCGGTATTGGCCGTCAGCCGCAACACCCTGGGCTATTGGGGTGACAAGGCTCCCCGCAATCCCTTGTTCTTGGTTCCGAATGCCCTGGGCCAGGCTTGGCTTGACCGTGGCGACCGTTCGGCACGCCAAAGTCGATCCATCGATGTGCTGGTGCAAGCCCGCAAGAGCAGCCCCTATGTACTGAATCAGTTGGTGCCGGCGTTGCGGCAGGCCGGTCTTGTGGTGGAGGTGCAGGCCGGCTGGGTGGATGACTTGGTCGAACTGTTCAATCGCTCCACGGTGTACCTCTACGACTCAGCGGAGTACTGGCGCGGCCGCGGCGTGACCGAGGGTTTCGGGTTGCCGCCTCTGGAAGCGCTGGCTTGCGGCTGCGTTGTGTTCAGCAGCCTGAATCATGCCCTGGCCGACTATGGCGATCCCAGTCACACCGTGCATCAGGTCGGTTGTGGACGTCTGAGTTTCGATCTCGAGCGAATCAAGGGCGCTGTTGCTGCTCCCCAGAGCTGGCGCCCTTCAGTCGACCGTTTGGAGGCTTTGCTGCAGGAATGTTCAGAAGCTGAGCTGCTGAAGCGCTGGCGAGACGCCTTTACTCTTCTGGATGCCCTGGAAGCTGCATCCGGGCCAGATCTGAGTAGTGCCCCCACGTGGCGGTTGCAGCTGCAGCAGCTGCTCTCACGGCTTCAGCGAGTGGTCAATCGGTTGCCCGTCTGGCCTTCCCGTTAG
- a CDS encoding glycosyltransferase — protein MLSPLVVPGGSRGIALRLNRLMVRFSVSLACWLLRFRSPWLWTYNPLTLLYLPLKGFELSIYHAVDAVQEQPCMPRSLIESEEARLCRSVDQVFTTSPYLAERLATYTERICYEPNVADRDHFSASLELRDDPTFVCPPELVGIPEPKIGFVGAISSYKLDFALIRAVAVRRPEWQFVFIGPQSEGEPSTDLSQLCGLSNVHWLGPKPYSQLPQFLAAFQCAWLPLQCNPYTRAMFPMKFFEYLFAGLPVVSTRIHALHAFEAICCLCPPDPLEFSEQLQRVLAGEGPRLDERLSGIEGYTYQSRTRRMLKLLRSQGECVG, from the coding sequence GTGTTGTCTCCCTTGGTTGTGCCCGGTGGATCCCGTGGGATTGCGCTACGCCTGAACCGCTTGATGGTTCGTTTCAGCGTGTCACTGGCTTGTTGGTTGTTGCGCTTCCGTTCCCCTTGGCTTTGGACCTACAACCCGCTGACGTTGCTCTATTTGCCGTTGAAAGGGTTCGAACTGTCGATCTATCACGCGGTTGATGCGGTTCAGGAGCAGCCCTGTATGCCCAGGAGTTTGATTGAATCTGAAGAAGCCCGCTTATGTCGCTCCGTCGACCAGGTTTTCACAACGTCGCCGTATCTTGCTGAACGGCTGGCAACGTATACAGAACGAATCTGTTACGAGCCCAATGTTGCTGACCGGGATCATTTTTCCGCCTCACTTGAACTTCGTGATGACCCCACGTTCGTCTGTCCGCCGGAGTTGGTAGGAATTCCAGAGCCCAAAATTGGTTTCGTTGGTGCGATCAGCAGCTACAAACTTGATTTTGCGCTGATTCGTGCGGTCGCCGTTCGTCGCCCTGAGTGGCAATTCGTTTTCATCGGGCCACAGTCAGAGGGTGAGCCCAGCACGGATCTCTCGCAGTTGTGTGGTCTCAGCAATGTGCATTGGCTTGGCCCGAAGCCCTACAGCCAACTCCCACAGTTTTTGGCTGCCTTTCAGTGCGCCTGGTTGCCATTGCAGTGCAATCCCTACACCCGCGCGATGTTTCCGATGAAATTTTTTGAGTATCTCTTCGCTGGGTTGCCTGTGGTCTCCACGCGGATTCATGCCCTTCATGCCTTTGAGGCCATTTGTTGCCTCTGCCCACCGGATCCGTTGGAGTTCAGCGAGCAGCTCCAACGTGTTTTGGCAGGAGAGGGTCCACGTCTCGATGAGCGATTGAGCGGAATTGAAGGTTACACCTATCAAAGTCGAACCCGCCGCATGCTGAAGCTGCTGCGTTCTCAAGGGGAATGCGTTGGATGA